A single genomic interval of Littorina saxatilis isolate snail1 linkage group LG17, US_GU_Lsax_2.0, whole genome shotgun sequence harbors:
- the LOC138952773 gene encoding sodium-influx-stimulating peptide-like, with the protein MSNSSPQHKRHHHRPQPHTTHHHHPHSGQGSLLLTMLFLTTLLALSSSASIPDFLSEKVKHHLVRQSDNGECDTHMQVSAICYHCASLNTMDFQEVHSQCCAAPGRVREICEAWYTTDPKRGGSNTWYY; encoded by the coding sequence ATGTCCAACTCGTCGCCACAACACAAAAGACACCACCACCGGCCCCAACCTCACACCACCCACCATCACCACCCTCACTCCGGACAAGGGTCACTACTCCTCACCATGCTGTTCCTGACCACTCTCCTCGCCCTCTCCTCCTCCGCCTCCATCCCGGACTTCCTGTCGGAGAAGGTCAAGCATCACCTGGTCAGGCAGAGCGACAACGGGGAGTGCGATACCCACATGCAGGTGTCGGCCATCTGCTATCACTGCGCGTCGCTCAACACCATGGATTTTCAGGAGGTTCACAGTCAGTGCTGTGCGGCGCCTGGCCGAGTGAGAGAGATCTGCGAAGCCTGGTACACTACGGATCCTAAGCGAGGTGGCAGTAACACGTGGTACTATTAG